ATCGGCGCGGAGAGCCTGGGACGGCTTCGCCTTGTGGTTTCATTGGAACGCCGGAAATGGTCCGGCCTCCTGCGTGGAGGCCTTGCGTCTGCTGCAGGTTTTGGATCGCGGGCAGACTCCCATGGGCAATGGTTGGCTGCAGGGGGTTCTGGGGGCGAAAACGCTCTCTAATAGAGGCGAGAAAGGGGACGGCCGCTTCCAAGCACACGCTTGACTTTCTCAATGGCGGGAAATTTAGTGCCCGCTTCACAATTTCAATTATTTTTTGAAAGTGGGTCGTCGACCCGCTTTTTTTTTCAAGTAAGCACCAACTTCCAAGATGAGCAGCGAAATTCTTTCAGTCCTTGAGTACATGGAAAAAGAGAAGGGGATCGGTCGTGAGGACATGATCTCCGCCATTATTACGGCGATCAAAAACGCCGCAGCCAAGGGCGTGAACGCTGGCCAGGAGCTCAAGATCACCATCGACCCACGTCATGGCAAGATGCACGCTTGGGCCCTGCTCAACGTGGTTGATTCCGTAAGCGACCCGAAGACGGAAATCTCTCTGGAGAAAGCGCGTCAGATCGACGACGAGCTGAATATTGGTGACGTTTTCGAAAAGGAGATCGATCCTGCCTACCTTGGACGAATCGCGGCTCAGACGGCTCGCCAAGCCATCATGCAACGCCTGCGCCAGTTCGAGAAGGAGCGTATCTACGACGACTTCAAGGATCAGGTCGGCGACATCGTGAGCGGCATCGTCCGCCGCCGCGAGCGCGGCGACTTGATCGTAGATCTCGGCAAGGCCGAAGCCATGATGCCTTCCCGCGACCAGGTTCCCGGCGAAGACTACTCTCCCGGCGAGCGCATCCGCTGCTTCCTTCTAAAGATAGAAGCGACCAATCGCGGTCCCGAGCTCATCCTTACTCGCTCCAACCCGAAGTTCGTGCTTCGTCTCTTCGAACTCGAAGTGACAGAGATCGCGGACGGAACGGTAAAGATCGAAGCCTACTCCCGCGAGCCTGGTTACCGCACCAAGATCGCCGTGACTTCGGATGATCCTAAGGTCGATCCAGTGGGCGCTTGCGTGGGCGCTCGCGGCGCTCGCGTGAAGAGCATCGTTCGCGAGCTCGGCGGCGAGAAGATCGACATCATCCGCTACTTCGAAGATCCGAAGGAGATGGCCTTGGAAGCTCTCAAGCCGGCAATTCCGCGTGCCGTCCACATGGACGAGCGCAACCGCCGCATCACCATCGAAGTGTCCGAGGACGATCTCGCGATCGCCATTGGGCGCAAGGGGCAGAACGCCCGCCTGACTTCCAAGCTGGTTGGCTGGAAGATCGATATCATGAAGGAAGAGGTCAAGGAGGTCTCCATGGAGACTAAGCAAGCGGAAGCTGCCCAAGGCCTCAACCAGATCGAAGGGATCGACGCCGCCACCGCGGAGCGTTTGGTCAACAACGGTCTCATCAGCCCCGAGCTCTTCCTTGACGTCGAGGACGAAGACTTGGTTGAAATGGGATTCTCCGCTGAAGAGGCGGCAGACATCCTCGCTAAGGTGACTCAGTTCCTCCAGTCGCAGAACATCTCATCTTAACCGGCACTTCCCCCCTACAAGGCCACCATCGTTTACTTCTTATTTTATATAGCGACACACATTTCCCTGCATGAGCGTTAGAATTTACCAGTTGTCCAAAGAAATCGGTATGGAGAACGCCGAGCTTATCGAGTTGCTGCGCGAGCGCGGCTTCGAAGTTAAGAGCGCGTCCAGTACGGTCGACAACATCTCCGCCGAATCCCTCCGCGAGGAGTTCGCAAACCAAACCTCTGCAAGCGAAAGCGATTCAGACCAAGGTGCTTCGGAACCCGAGGCGGAAGAGCCCAAGGCTCCAGAGCCTCCATCGGCGCCGGACCTCGCGTCCTTCGTGCGTAGTCCAGAGGACATCGCTCGCGAGAAGGAAGAAGCGAAGAAAGCTGCCGAAGCGGCTGCCGCTCCCAAGCCTGTCGCGCCTCCCGCGCCTCCGGCTCCCAAGCCCGTCGCTCCACCGTCGCCCGCGGCTCCGCCCCGTATGGCTCCGCCGTCCGGTCCAGCTCCGGTCGCTCCCCCATCCGCCAAGAAACCGGCCCCTGTGGCTCCTCCTCCTGCGGCAAACCCGGGAGTACGTCCCGCGCCCTCGGCTACGCCTCCGTCGCCGCCGCCTGTCAAGGCTCCGGTTCCCGTAAAGGCTCCTGCGCCTGTCGCTCCTCCTGCGGCGTCTGCTCCCAAGGCCCCGCCAGCGCCTCCCGCTCCGCCGAGCCTAGGAGGCCCGCCCAAGCCGCCTACGCCGGCAGCCCCCGGCGCGGTCGCTCCTCCATCCGAGGCCAAGCCCGAGAAGGCTGCCGATGCCGGAGACCCGGACGAGATCAAGCAAATCACCTTGAAGCCGCCTATCGTGGTGCGCGACTTCGCCAAGGAAATTGGCGTGAAGCCTTTCAAGCTCATCTCCGAACTGATGGAAATGGGTATCTTCGCCTCTGTTAACCAGAGCCTCGAAGAGGACGTTGCCAGCACTTTGGCCGCGAAGCACGGTTTCCTCCTGGAGATCCGCCACCGTGGTGAAGGAAACAAGGCCAAGAAGAAGCAGGCTGCCGCTCCGGTCGACGAAGCAGAGCAGCTCGAGCACCGTCCGCCAGTCGTTTGTATCATGGGTCACGTCGACCATGGTAAGACCTCCTTGCTCGACTACATCCGCAAGGCCAACGTCACCAAGGGCGAAGCGGGCGGCATCACCCAGCACATCGGGGCCTACCAGATCGAGCACAACGATCACAAGATTACCTTCCTCGACACTCCCGGCCACGAGGCGTTCAACTCCATGCGTGCCCGCGGCGCGGACGTAACGGACATCGCTATCCTAGTGGTTGCGGCGGACGACGGTTTCAAACCACAGACCGACGAAGCTCTCAAGTTCATCCAAAAGTCCGGCGTGCAGCCGATCGTGGCGATCAACAAGATCGATACGAAGGGAGCCAACGTGGACAAGGTGAAGCAGCAGATGCAGGAACGCGGCATCGCCTCCGAAGATTGGGGCGGTCAAACAATTTGCGTAGAGTGTTCCGCCATCAAGGGAACCGGCGTCGAGGAGCTCTTGGACATGATTCTGCTCCAAGCTGAAGTTCTCGAATTGCAAGCCAACCCAAAGAAGCCCTCGACCGGTATTGTCATCGAAGCTTCAGTGGAAGTGGGACGCGGTCCAACTGCTACCATCATCGTGCAAGCAGGTACTCTCAAGGTGGGTGACGCGCTCGTTTGTGGAGCTGCCTCAACGAAAGTGAAGGCTATGCTCGACGAGAACGGCAAGCAGGTGAAAGTCGCTCCGCCATCCACTCCCGTTCGCGTTATCGGTTGGTCCAGCACTCCAGATTGCGGCGACCAATACGAGACGGTGAAGAACGAGAAGGTGGCCAAGTCCAAAGCCGCGGAGAACGAGATCGAGATCAAGGCCGAGCTGGCTGCCATGGAAGACGAGGCAACGGCTGGCATGACTCCGCAGGAAAAGCTCTTTGCAGCGATCGCCAAGACGCAGAAGAAGACGCTTCGCCTGATCGTGAAGGCGGACGCCTTCGGTTCTCTGGAAGCGATCTGCCAGGCCCTCAACGCGATCGAAAGCGAAAAGGTCGCTCTCGAGATCATCGGCAAGGGGGTTGGCGTCATCAGCAAGAGCGACGTGGAGAAGGCCGCCGCGGGCGACGCGGAAGTCATCGGCTTCAATGTTCGTTCCGACAACGGGGTGCAGGCAGTGGCCAAGAACAAGGCGGTTAAGATTTCCGCCTTCCAGATAATCTACGAGCTGGTGGACCGCGTTCGCGAGGACATGATCGAAATGCTCGATCCGGAGTTCCGCGAGAACAAGATCGGCGCCGCGGAAGTTCGCGCCGTGTTCCCGATCGCCAAGGGCTTCGTGGCCGGTTGTTTGGTTACGGAAGGTCGCGTTTCTCACGGAGCCAACGCTCGCGTCCTGCGCCGCAACAAGGTCATGCACGACAGCAAGGTTCAGACCCTGCGCCGCGTGAAGGACGACGTGAAGGAGGTTCGCGCCGGTACGGAGTGCGGTATCCAGATCGAGAAGTTCAACGACTACAAGGCGGGGGACACCATCGAGATCTACGAAGTGCACGAGGTTCGCGCCGCGCTATAAGCTACAGTTTAACGAGTGTAGGAGCGACCTGGGTCGCGAAGACTGTTTTCCACAAAAAAGCTGTTTCGCGACCGGGGTCGCTCCTACCGTTTCCAGATCATGAGCAATCGAAAAGTTAGAGTCGGCGAGTTGGTCAAACGCGAGATCAGCGACATCCTGCACACTCGTTTCAAGACTAGCGCCGTACTGATCACCATCACGGAAGTCGACGTCTCGCCGGACAACAAGAACGCGCTCGTCTTCTATTCCGTGATCGAAGCAAACGGCTTCACCCGCAAGAAGGCCCAGCAGTTCTTCGCCAAGAACAGTTCCATGTTCCGACGCGAGCTGGGCAAGCGCATTGTGCTCAAGTTTCTGCCGGCCTTGACCTTTGCCTTCGACGAGAAGAACAGGGCGGCAGC
Above is a window of Pelagicoccus enzymogenes DNA encoding:
- the rbfA gene encoding 30S ribosome-binding factor RbfA — protein: MSNRKVRVGELVKREISDILHTRFKTSAVLITITEVDVSPDNKNALVFYSVIEANGFTRKKAQQFFAKNSSMFRRELGKRIVLKFLPALTFAFDEKNRAAAMVNELIDELVEPESETSKSEDSSKPDA
- the nusA gene encoding transcription termination factor NusA, whose translation is MSSEILSVLEYMEKEKGIGREDMISAIITAIKNAAAKGVNAGQELKITIDPRHGKMHAWALLNVVDSVSDPKTEISLEKARQIDDELNIGDVFEKEIDPAYLGRIAAQTARQAIMQRLRQFEKERIYDDFKDQVGDIVSGIVRRRERGDLIVDLGKAEAMMPSRDQVPGEDYSPGERIRCFLLKIEATNRGPELILTRSNPKFVLRLFELEVTEIADGTVKIEAYSREPGYRTKIAVTSDDPKVDPVGACVGARGARVKSIVRELGGEKIDIIRYFEDPKEMALEALKPAIPRAVHMDERNRRITIEVSEDDLAIAIGRKGQNARLTSKLVGWKIDIMKEEVKEVSMETKQAEAAQGLNQIEGIDAATAERLVNNGLISPELFLDVEDEDLVEMGFSAEEAADILAKVTQFLQSQNISS
- the infB gene encoding translation initiation factor IF-2, whose translation is MSVRIYQLSKEIGMENAELIELLRERGFEVKSASSTVDNISAESLREEFANQTSASESDSDQGASEPEAEEPKAPEPPSAPDLASFVRSPEDIAREKEEAKKAAEAAAAPKPVAPPAPPAPKPVAPPSPAAPPRMAPPSGPAPVAPPSAKKPAPVAPPPAANPGVRPAPSATPPSPPPVKAPVPVKAPAPVAPPAASAPKAPPAPPAPPSLGGPPKPPTPAAPGAVAPPSEAKPEKAADAGDPDEIKQITLKPPIVVRDFAKEIGVKPFKLISELMEMGIFASVNQSLEEDVASTLAAKHGFLLEIRHRGEGNKAKKKQAAAPVDEAEQLEHRPPVVCIMGHVDHGKTSLLDYIRKANVTKGEAGGITQHIGAYQIEHNDHKITFLDTPGHEAFNSMRARGADVTDIAILVVAADDGFKPQTDEALKFIQKSGVQPIVAINKIDTKGANVDKVKQQMQERGIASEDWGGQTICVECSAIKGTGVEELLDMILLQAEVLELQANPKKPSTGIVIEASVEVGRGPTATIIVQAGTLKVGDALVCGAASTKVKAMLDENGKQVKVAPPSTPVRVIGWSSTPDCGDQYETVKNEKVAKSKAAENEIEIKAELAAMEDEATAGMTPQEKLFAAIAKTQKKTLRLIVKADAFGSLEAICQALNAIESEKVALEIIGKGVGVISKSDVEKAAAGDAEVIGFNVRSDNGVQAVAKNKAVKISAFQIIYELVDRVREDMIEMLDPEFRENKIGAAEVRAVFPIAKGFVAGCLVTEGRVSHGANARVLRRNKVMHDSKVQTLRRVKDDVKEVRAGTECGIQIEKFNDYKAGDTIEIYEVHEVRAAL